Proteins encoded by one window of Desulfallas thermosapovorans DSM 6562:
- a CDS encoding HAD family hydrolase — MIQIDIPGREPLQLKHIVLDYNGTLAKDGILLPGVAERLNLLSESIEVHILTADTFGKCAGECRIINSTLHILNQAVGSEEKKAYVEKLGAENVAAVGNGANDRLMLATAALGIVILGPEGAAVSTLQHANVVVKDINDGLELLLHPKRLTATLRL; from the coding sequence ATGATACAAATTGATATACCCGGCAGAGAACCGCTACAACTAAAACACATTGTGCTGGATTACAACGGCACCCTGGCCAAGGACGGTATACTGCTGCCCGGCGTTGCTGAAAGGCTTAATTTGTTGAGTGAAAGTATTGAAGTACACATATTAACCGCAGATACCTTCGGCAAATGTGCCGGTGAATGCCGGATTATCAATAGTACGCTGCACATTCTTAACCAAGCGGTGGGCTCGGAGGAAAAAAAGGCCTACGTGGAAAAACTAGGGGCGGAAAACGTAGCAGCTGTGGGTAATGGTGCAAACGACAGGCTTATGCTGGCCACGGCCGCCCTGGGTATAGTCATACTAGGCCCCGAGGGAGCCGCTGTAAGTACGCTGCAACATGCCAATGTGGTGGTAAAGGATATCAACGACGGCCTGGAGTTGCTTTTACACCCCAAACGCCTAACAGCCACGCTGCGGCTATAA
- a CDS encoding YueI family protein: MDSDIHQEAISEWTKRDELYKELSIGYHGVPEIRHAEKVHYLGEFRERVIRLLTKAQVAEPAVYPEIVESLKDRRATKVVASGDINDHAVEKYRLLAGKMGKAFTVVHDPALQGNAGLVVVSNDAVDIEDIEVPDRKTRLAGLGIPFSLANAAGKKVCDKCYKKITGASPEEAVNYSVLTLTDRFWGDHCAACAKNH; encoded by the coding sequence ATGGATAGTGATATACATCAAGAGGCTATTAGTGAATGGACTAAGCGTGATGAACTATATAAGGAACTTTCGATAGGTTATCACGGGGTACCGGAAATCAGACATGCTGAAAAAGTTCATTATTTGGGTGAATTCAGGGAAAGGGTTATCCGTTTGCTTACCAAAGCACAGGTTGCCGAGCCCGCCGTATATCCGGAAATAGTGGAATCTTTAAAAGACCGGCGGGCCACCAAAGTAGTCGCCAGCGGCGATATCAATGACCACGCGGTGGAAAAATACCGGCTTTTGGCCGGCAAAATGGGCAAAGCTTTTACAGTAGTCCACGACCCGGCACTGCAGGGGAATGCCGGGTTGGTGGTGGTGAGTAATGATGCTGTGGATATCGAAGATATAGAAGTGCCCGACAGGAAGACAAGGCTTGCCGGGCTGGGGATACCGTTCTCCTTGGCAAATGCCGCCGGTAAAAAGGTATGCGACAAGTGCTACAAAAAAATCACCGGTGCAAGCCCGGAGGAGGCAGTTAACTACAGTGTACTCACCTTGACAGACCGCTTCTGGGGCGACCATTGCGCTGCCTGTGCTAAAAACCATTAG
- a CDS encoding acyl-CoA dehydratase activase translates to MYAGIDIGSRTIGFVVVSGGQVTYSSIADTGFEPLNTAKNLLTGKYNRIVATGYGRHAARSAFAHRVVTEIKAHAMGAVHIFPSARTILDIGGQDTKVILLNEHGAVIDFQMNDRCSAGTGKFLEVMAAALGYPGIEDFNAAALAGDNGIKISNMCTVFAESEAVSLLHRGIPREDIARALHASVVERTAGMLRRIGFNPPLVFTGGVANNGCIITLLEEKLGTEVLIPPDPQLVGALGAALAAQNDSAVG, encoded by the coding sequence TTGTACGCTGGAATAGATATCGGATCCCGAACCATAGGTTTTGTGGTGGTATCCGGCGGCCAGGTAACTTACTCCAGTATTGCGGACACCGGATTTGAACCCCTGAACACAGCCAAAAATCTGCTTACAGGTAAATATAACCGGATAGTGGCCACGGGCTACGGCAGGCATGCCGCCCGCTCCGCATTTGCTCACCGGGTGGTCACGGAAATTAAAGCCCACGCCATGGGAGCAGTGCATATTTTTCCCAGTGCGCGTACCATACTGGACATTGGCGGCCAGGACACCAAGGTTATCCTGCTGAATGAGCACGGCGCTGTGATTGATTTTCAAATGAATGACCGGTGTTCCGCCGGTACGGGAAAATTTTTGGAGGTCATGGCGGCAGCTCTGGGCTACCCGGGCATTGAGGACTTTAACGCAGCGGCACTGGCGGGTGACAATGGTATTAAAATCAGCAACATGTGTACCGTGTTTGCCGAATCCGAGGCGGTATCACTGCTGCACCGGGGAATCCCCCGGGAGGACATTGCCCGGGCACTGCACGCTTCGGTGGTGGAAAGAACAGCGGGCATGCTGCGCAGGATTGGCTTTAATCCCCCGCTGGTGTTCACCGGCGGGGTGGCCAACAACGGCTGTATTATAACTCTGCTGGAGGAGAAACTGGGTACAGAGGTGCTAATTCCTCCCGACCCCCAACTGGTGGGGGCGCTGGGCGCAGCTTTGGCAGCCCAAAATGACAGCGCTGTAGGATAA
- a CDS encoding double-cubane-cluster-containing anaerobic reductase, whose translation MNNYQEMWRTLGLNMEAHDQLLQVLPPTYHDVYLTQANRPQGMEYFDFVVNEIHGLRIQELQEHKKAGGKVIGAFCVFVPEEIVRAAGGICIGLCSGVEIGTAETEKVLPRNICPLIKSFMGFKLGKVCPYFESCDIVVGETTCDGKKKAFEILNDYIPVHVMETPHMKKNRDRRLWLEEVRDFARVVEKATGHTITADNLAKAVQEVNNKRRALQRLAELRKQDPAPISGKDSLLIEQIAMYDDVARFTAKVNALCDELEEKIKAGQGVFPRKTPRVIVTGTPMAIPNWKVPHIIESSGAVIVAEELCTGLRYFENEVAEDGQTKDGLLENLAARYLGINCAVFTPNTGRMDRLLQLVEDYHADGVIHCALSFCDPYAVEANRVEKTLKQHNIPLLKIETGYDQEDSGQLKTRVEAFIEMLG comes from the coding sequence ATGAACAACTATCAAGAGATGTGGCGCACGCTGGGATTGAACATGGAGGCCCACGACCAGTTGTTGCAAGTGTTGCCGCCCACCTATCACGATGTTTACCTGACGCAGGCCAACAGGCCGCAGGGTATGGAATACTTTGATTTTGTGGTTAATGAAATACACGGTTTAAGGATCCAGGAACTGCAAGAGCACAAAAAGGCAGGCGGCAAAGTTATCGGTGCCTTTTGCGTGTTTGTTCCCGAAGAAATTGTACGGGCGGCCGGTGGTATCTGTATTGGTCTTTGCTCCGGCGTGGAAATAGGCACGGCCGAAACGGAAAAAGTACTGCCGCGTAATATCTGCCCGTTGATTAAATCATTCATGGGCTTTAAGCTGGGTAAAGTTTGTCCCTATTTTGAATCCTGCGATATAGTGGTGGGTGAAACCACCTGCGACGGTAAAAAGAAAGCCTTTGAAATACTAAATGACTACATTCCGGTCCACGTGATGGAAACACCACACATGAAGAAAAACCGGGACCGTCGGCTATGGCTGGAGGAGGTGCGGGATTTCGCCCGGGTAGTGGAGAAAGCCACCGGCCACACAATAACAGCGGATAATTTGGCCAAAGCTGTCCAAGAAGTCAACAATAAACGGCGGGCTCTGCAGCGCCTGGCCGAACTGCGCAAACAAGACCCGGCACCCATCAGCGGCAAAGACAGCCTGCTCATTGAACAAATAGCCATGTATGACGATGTGGCCAGGTTTACTGCCAAGGTCAACGCTCTGTGCGACGAACTGGAGGAAAAAATAAAAGCCGGCCAAGGGGTTTTTCCCCGCAAGACTCCCCGGGTGATTGTCACCGGCACGCCCATGGCCATCCCCAACTGGAAGGTGCCCCACATCATTGAAAGCAGCGGCGCGGTAATAGTGGCGGAAGAGTTGTGCACCGGCCTGCGTTATTTTGAAAATGAAGTGGCCGAGGATGGGCAGACCAAGGATGGCTTGTTGGAAAACCTGGCCGCCAGGTACCTGGGCATCAACTGCGCGGTATTCACCCCCAACACCGGACGCATGGATAGACTGCTTCAGCTGGTTGAAGATTACCACGCCGACGGGGTTATCCACTGTGCACTATCCTTCTGCGATCCCTATGCCGTGGAGGCCAACCGGGTGGAAAAAACCCTCAAGCAGCATAACATACCACTGTTAAAAATTGAGACAGGCTATGACCAGGAGGATTCCGGCCAGCTCAAAACTCGGGTGGAGGCTTTTATCGAGATGCTTGGATAA
- the yedE gene encoding YedE family putative selenium transporter yields the protein MNKQRLLIIAAGGVLGLLAVILVKMGNPANMGYCIACFLRDTTGGLGLHRAAPVQYIRPEIIGLVLGAFIASQATREFRAVGGSSSFTRFTLGFFAMMGMLVFLGCPVRAVLRLAGGDLNAGVGLAGLVAGVAVGVWFLKSGFTLGRAVPQPKSNGYLFSAFMAVLFILLLAKPAFLFFSEQGPGSMHAPVWIALVAGLAVGALAQRSRLCMVGGIRDFIILRDGHLLYGFITIFVVALAGNLAVGAFNIGFTGQPVAHTDGLWNFLGMALAGWAAVLLGGCPLRQLVAAAEGNTDCAVTIIGLMAGAAVSHNFGLAASPDGVPLAGQIAVILGLLVVFAIGMVNRPAVVTGGVSFGKGS from the coding sequence TTGAATAAGCAGCGGCTGTTGATTATTGCCGCCGGGGGAGTGCTGGGGTTGCTGGCGGTGATATTGGTCAAAATGGGTAACCCGGCCAACATGGGGTATTGTATCGCCTGCTTTTTGCGGGATACGACCGGCGGCCTGGGGTTGCACCGGGCTGCGCCGGTACAGTACATAAGACCCGAAATTATCGGCCTGGTGCTGGGCGCTTTTATTGCTTCCCAGGCTACCAGGGAGTTTAGAGCCGTTGGCGGTTCCAGTTCCTTTACACGTTTTACCCTGGGCTTTTTTGCCATGATGGGCATGCTGGTGTTTCTAGGCTGCCCCGTACGGGCTGTTTTGCGGCTGGCCGGGGGAGACCTAAACGCCGGAGTGGGTCTGGCCGGTCTGGTGGCCGGGGTAGCTGTGGGGGTATGGTTTCTTAAATCCGGATTCACCCTGGGCCGGGCTGTTCCCCAGCCGAAAAGCAATGGCTACCTTTTTTCGGCATTTATGGCGGTATTATTTATTCTTTTACTGGCTAAACCCGCATTTTTATTTTTTAGTGAGCAAGGGCCCGGTTCCATGCATGCGCCTGTTTGGATAGCGCTGGTGGCCGGCCTGGCTGTGGGGGCTCTGGCCCAGCGTTCCCGGTTGTGCATGGTGGGCGGTATCAGGGATTTTATTATTCTGCGGGATGGACATTTATTGTATGGCTTTATCACTATATTTGTGGTGGCCCTGGCCGGAAACCTGGCTGTAGGGGCATTTAATATCGGATTTACCGGCCAGCCGGTGGCCCATACCGATGGCCTGTGGAACTTTTTGGGCATGGCGTTGGCCGGTTGGGCGGCGGTGCTGTTGGGCGGTTGCCCGCTACGGCAATTGGTGGCCGCAGCCGAAGGAAACACCGATTGTGCCGTCACTATCATAGGGCTCATGGCCGGAGCGGCCGTATCCCATAACTTTGGTCTTGCCGCCAGCCCCGACGGGGTGCCCCTGGCCGGTCAAATAGCGGTAATTTTGGGCCTGCTGGTTGTATTCGCCATAGGAATGGTGAATCGACCGGCGGTGGTGACAGGAGGTGTTAGCTTTGGAAAGGGAAGTTGA
- a CDS encoding sulfurtransferase TusA family protein: MLALEREVDARGLLCPEPVLLTKRVLDNMNTGTVRVLVSNAAARENVSRLAENKGWRVDVSNQGDDILLTLTK; the protein is encoded by the coding sequence GTGTTAGCTTTGGAAAGGGAAGTTGACGCCCGGGGATTGCTGTGCCCTGAACCCGTGCTGCTGACCAAACGGGTATTGGATAACATGAACACCGGTACTGTACGTGTGCTGGTCAGCAACGCCGCAGCCCGGGAAAATGTATCCCGCCTGGCCGAAAATAAAGGGTGGCGGGTTGATGTATCTAATCAAGGTGATGATATATTGTTGACCTTGACTAAGTAG